From the Bacillus tuaregi genome, one window contains:
- a CDS encoding 1,4-dihydroxy-2-naphthoate polyprenyltransferase produces the protein MDSQVQSATSPLPKQKNWKVWWRLTRPHTLTAAFVPVTLGTVLAMSYDSTFHLLLFLAMMVASILIQIATNLFNEYYDFKRGLDNEESVGIGGGIVRDGIQPKTIMKLALSLYGISLLIGIYICISTSWWLALIGLGCMLAGYLYTGGPVPIAYTPFGELASGFLMGMVIVLISFFIQTGFVSIESILTASPIMILVGAINLANNIRDLEGDKENGRKTLAILLGKKNAIVFLASMFIISYVWVFMLMGFGIVSPWILLVILSIPKAVTAVKGFIHNTAPIQMMPAMKATSQTNTFFGLLLSIGIFLGTFI, from the coding sequence ATGGATTCGCAGGTACAGTCAGCCACTTCTCCACTGCCTAAACAAAAAAATTGGAAGGTATGGTGGAGATTAACTAGACCCCATACATTAACGGCAGCATTTGTTCCTGTTACACTTGGAACCGTGTTGGCTATGAGCTATGACTCTACTTTTCATTTGCTACTTTTCCTAGCCATGATGGTTGCTAGTATCCTGATACAGATTGCGACTAACTTATTTAATGAATACTATGATTTCAAGCGTGGACTTGATAATGAAGAATCTGTTGGAATTGGCGGAGGGATTGTGAGAGACGGTATCCAGCCCAAAACCATTATGAAACTAGCTTTAAGCTTGTACGGAATCTCTCTATTAATAGGAATTTATATTTGTATAAGCACAAGCTGGTGGTTAGCATTAATCGGCCTAGGCTGTATGCTAGCTGGTTATCTTTATACAGGCGGTCCTGTACCTATAGCCTACACACCTTTTGGTGAGCTTGCTTCTGGATTTTTAATGGGTATGGTAATTGTGTTAATTTCATTCTTTATTCAAACTGGTTTTGTCTCAATCGAAAGCATCTTAACCGCTTCACCGATTATGATTTTAGTTGGTGCCATTAACTTAGCTAACAATATTCGTGATTTAGAAGGTGATAAGGAAAACGGGCGAAAAACACTAGCCATTTTACTTGGCAAAAAAAATGCCATAGTCTTTCTTGCGTCTATGTTTATTATTTCCTATGTCTGGGTATTTATGCTAATGGGGTTTGGAATTGTTTCCCCTTGGATACTGCTTGTGATTTTAAGTATACCGAAAGCGGTAACAGCGGTTAAAGGATTTATTCATAACACGGCACCTATCCAAATGATGCCCGCTATGAAGGCTACCTCACAGACCAATACTTTTTTCGGACTACTATTATCAATTGGTATTTTCCTTGGAACCTTCATTTAG
- a CDS encoding isochorismate synthase: MVTIQRTELKEGIHAAIEKAKNNSASILVSEVQKIDSCLPLSFFAAGKDKYGGERFFWKHPSEESYMIGLGICKEIVSDQATDRFFHVEKEWKRFIDQAIILDDEHVQGTGPTAFGGFSFDPYKEKTMLWSNYASSLFHIPRFMLSVIKGQAFLTTNVICHHDHSPSLYHLIENERQELLEHSSMELKFDLAALVHKQELEPEAWKQSVTKVVEDLKNGPLKKVVLARELRLQFNSKIHIEAVVERLLKEQKDSYVFAFEANGDCFIGASPERLVKKDSHEVFSTCLAGSIARGKDVVEDEQLGYSLLTDDKNLIEHQYVVDMIKAAMEESCSYVTIPSQPSLLKLKHIQHLYTPVIGKACEQTSLLTLVEKLHPTPALGGLPKEPAVAKIREVEMLDRGFFAGPIGWLDYNGNGEFAVAIRSGLIQGHEASIFAGCGLVEDSVVESEYEETNIKFKPMLSALGGIEQ; encoded by the coding sequence TTGGTTACCATTCAACGGACGGAGCTGAAAGAAGGGATCCACGCAGCAATAGAAAAGGCAAAAAATAATTCTGCCTCCATATTAGTGAGCGAGGTGCAAAAAATCGACTCATGTTTACCTCTTTCTTTTTTTGCAGCCGGAAAAGATAAGTATGGCGGTGAAAGATTTTTTTGGAAACATCCTTCAGAAGAAAGCTATATGATTGGTTTAGGAATATGTAAGGAAATTGTATCGGATCAGGCAACTGACCGCTTTTTTCATGTAGAAAAGGAGTGGAAACGCTTTATCGATCAAGCTATTATCCTTGATGATGAACATGTACAGGGCACTGGCCCAACTGCCTTTGGCGGTTTTTCCTTTGATCCATACAAAGAAAAAACCATGCTTTGGTCTAACTATGCCTCTTCCTTATTTCATATTCCTCGTTTTATGTTAAGTGTGATAAAGGGGCAAGCCTTTTTAACAACGAATGTGATATGTCATCATGACCATTCTCCTTCGCTTTATCATTTAATAGAAAATGAACGGCAAGAGCTACTAGAGCATAGTAGTATGGAGCTGAAATTCGATTTAGCTGCATTGGTGCATAAGCAGGAGCTCGAACCGGAAGCCTGGAAACAGTCTGTTACAAAGGTCGTTGAAGACTTGAAAAACGGTCCGCTTAAGAAGGTTGTACTGGCAAGAGAGCTAAGACTTCAATTTAATAGCAAGATACACATTGAAGCGGTAGTAGAACGGCTACTAAAAGAACAAAAGGACAGCTACGTATTTGCTTTTGAAGCAAATGGTGACTGTTTCATCGGTGCATCACCAGAACGCTTAGTGAAAAAAGACAGCCATGAAGTGTTTTCTACCTGTTTGGCAGGTTCAATTGCTAGGGGGAAAGATGTGGTTGAGGATGAGCAGCTTGGCTATTCCCTCTTGACAGATGATAAAAATTTAATTGAGCATCAATATGTTGTGGATATGATAAAAGCAGCAATGGAGGAATCCTGTTCCTACGTAACGATACCCTCCCAGCCAAGCTTGCTTAAATTAAAGCATATTCAACATTTATATACACCTGTCATTGGTAAAGCCTGTGAACAGACATCACTTCTTACATTAGTCGAAAAGCTTCATCCTACACCTGCGCTCGGAGGTCTGCCAAAGGAGCCTGCTGTTGCAAAAATTAGAGAAGTAGAAATGCTAGACCGTGGCTTTTTTGCTGGACCAATCGGCTGGCTGGATTATAATGGAAATGGTGAGTTTGCTGTAGCGATTCGCTCCGGTTTAATTCAGGGTCATGAAGCTTCTATTTTTGCCGGCTGCGGGTTAGTCGAGGATTCTGTTGTCGAATCTGAATATGAAGAAACAAATATAAAGTTTAAACCGATGCTATCAGCACTTGGAGGAATCGAACAATGA
- the menD gene encoding 2-succinyl-5-enolpyruvyl-6-hydroxy-3-cyclohexene-1-carboxylic-acid synthase, with amino-acid sequence MNHQEALTGYIASFVSELVQSGIKDIVVSPGSRSTPIAMVMAEHPDLRLHIQVDERSASFFALGIAKASQRPTVLLCTSGTAAANYFPAIVEANISRIPLVVLTADRPHELRDVGAPQSIDQIQLYGNHVKWFVEMAPPEGTEEMVRYARMVCARAAATAMQAPAGPVHLNFPLREPLVPLLENEQLFSQKERVNGYVKIQQPTVSLQMHEFDYYAELMNQAERGIIICGQMDDVHFSKAITAFAEKCQFPILADPLSQLRSGTHSGNAIIDTYDGFLRNIKAKKVLKPDLIIRFGSMPVSKALTFFLRENHTAQQLVIDGGIGWRDPALVSTEMIYCQETLFCNEMAKRVVERHSSNYFQKWLTINMYTKKLIHKIDEAEELSEGKLFHQLAELLPEEAAIFVGNSMPIRDLDSFFHFNEKSIKVLANRGANGIDGTVSTALGVGTIHQPLYLILGDLTFFHDLNGLIAAKLQKLNMTVLLINNNGGGIFSFLPQASHPKHFELLFGTPLDLDFSKAVEMYGGEFTSISNWEQFPDALLQDQNKDGLRVIEIMTNRNSNAEEHRKLWEFVSREIDSLLEKENS; translated from the coding sequence ATGAATCATCAGGAAGCATTAACAGGCTATATAGCTTCTTTTGTATCAGAGCTAGTACAGTCAGGTATTAAGGATATTGTTGTCAGCCCGGGTTCGCGGTCAACTCCAATTGCGATGGTAATGGCGGAACATCCTGACCTTAGACTTCATATCCAAGTTGATGAACGCTCTGCTTCCTTTTTTGCTTTAGGGATTGCAAAAGCTTCCCAAAGACCAACCGTTCTTTTATGTACATCTGGAACAGCAGCGGCCAACTATTTTCCAGCCATTGTGGAAGCCAATATTTCACGTATTCCATTAGTCGTCTTAACGGCTGACCGGCCGCATGAACTGCGGGATGTGGGGGCGCCGCAATCCATTGATCAAATTCAGCTATATGGTAATCATGTTAAGTGGTTTGTCGAAATGGCACCACCGGAAGGCACAGAGGAAATGGTCCGTTATGCTCGCATGGTTTGTGCCAGAGCGGCTGCCACTGCCATGCAGGCTCCAGCTGGTCCGGTGCATCTGAATTTCCCATTACGGGAACCGCTTGTGCCACTGCTTGAGAATGAGCAGTTATTTAGCCAAAAGGAGAGAGTAAATGGGTATGTGAAAATTCAGCAGCCAACTGTGTCATTGCAGATGCATGAATTTGATTACTATGCTGAATTAATGAATCAAGCTGAGCGGGGAATCATCATTTGTGGACAAATGGATGATGTTCATTTTTCAAAAGCAATCACAGCATTTGCCGAGAAATGTCAGTTTCCTATTTTAGCGGATCCCCTTTCACAGCTAAGGAGCGGTACTCATAGCGGGAATGCCATTATTGACACTTATGATGGCTTTTTACGAAATATTAAGGCAAAAAAGGTACTAAAGCCTGATCTTATTATCCGATTTGGATCTATGCCCGTATCAAAAGCCTTAACCTTCTTTTTAAGAGAAAATCATACAGCCCAGCAATTAGTCATTGACGGAGGGATTGGCTGGAGAGACCCAGCGTTGGTCTCAACGGAGATGATTTATTGTCAAGAAACTCTTTTCTGCAATGAGATGGCGAAGAGAGTGGTAGAAAGGCATTCATCAAACTACTTCCAAAAGTGGCTGACCATAAATATGTATACTAAAAAATTAATCCATAAGATTGATGAAGCGGAAGAGTTGAGTGAAGGAAAGCTGTTTCACCAGCTGGCTGAATTACTTCCAGAAGAAGCAGCAATCTTTGTTGGAAACAGTATGCCAATCCGTGATTTAGATTCCTTCTTCCACTTTAATGAGAAAAGCATAAAAGTGCTGGCTAATCGCGGGGCAAATGGAATTGACGGGACAGTCTCAACGGCATTGGGTGTGGGTACGATCCATCAGCCGCTGTATTTAATTCTTGGCGATTTAACCTTTTTCCATGATTTAAATGGTTTAATTGCAGCGAAGCTTCAAAAGCTCAATATGACGGTATTATTAATCAATAATAATGGTGGCGGTATTTTTTCATTTTTACCGCAAGCGTCACATCCAAAGCATTTTGAACTCCTTTTTGGTACTCCGCTGGATTTGGATTTCAGTAAGGCGGTTGAGATGTATGGCGGAGAATTTACCTCTATCTCGAATTGGGAACAGTTTCCTGATGCCCTATTACAGGATCAAAATAAAGACGGGTTGCGTGTTATTGAAATCATGACGAATCGCAACAGTAATGCAGAAGAACACCGAAAATTGTGGGAATTTGTTTCCCGGGAAATAGATTCCTTGCTTGAGAAGGAGAATTCTTGA
- the menH gene encoding 2-succinyl-6-hydroxy-2,4-cyclohexadiene-1-carboxylate synthase, which yields MNVTIDGILYHVDTIGKGFPLLLLHGFTGDSTTWKPFLSQWSQEHQVITVDIIGHGKSASPIEVERYDIQSVAKDIKGILEHLGIEQANVLGYSMGGRLALSFSLLYPQFVYKLILESASPGLETKQEQDNRRIQDTNLSQFIRKNGIERFVDYWENIPLFHTQKKLSLHMQQEIRKQRFENSVIGLSNSLLGMGTGAQPSWWNRLQELKAETLLLTGEQDQKFCFIAEKMVKKMKHAKWQKFNECGHAIHVEQPEKFGTIVSVFLSN from the coding sequence ATGAATGTAACCATTGATGGCATTCTCTATCATGTTGATACTATAGGTAAAGGTTTTCCCTTGCTTCTATTACATGGTTTTACAGGTGATTCCACGACCTGGAAGCCTTTTTTATCGCAATGGAGCCAGGAGCATCAGGTCATTACGGTTGATATCATCGGTCATGGGAAGTCAGCTTCACCAATAGAGGTTGAGAGATATGATATTCAATCTGTGGCAAAGGATATAAAGGGAATTCTTGAACACTTAGGAATTGAACAAGCAAATGTGTTGGGGTACTCTATGGGTGGAAGACTAGCCTTAAGCTTCTCCCTACTGTATCCGCAATTTGTATATAAGCTAATTTTAGAAAGTGCCTCTCCTGGATTGGAAACGAAACAGGAACAGGATAACCGTCGAATACAGGATACAAACCTCAGTCAGTTCATTCGAAAAAATGGAATAGAGAGATTTGTGGACTACTGGGAGAATATACCGCTTTTTCATACACAAAAAAAGCTTTCATTACATATGCAGCAGGAAATTAGAAAGCAAAGATTTGAAAACTCTGTAATAGGTCTTAGTAATAGCTTACTAGGTATGGGGACTGGGGCACAGCCATCCTGGTGGAATCGATTGCAAGAGCTGAAAGCCGAGACTCTTCTGCTCACAGGTGAACAGGATCAAAAGTTTTGCTTCATAGCTGAAAAAATGGTAAAAAAGATGAAGCATGCCAAATGGCAAAAGTTTAATGAATGTGGACATGCTATTCATGTGGAACAACCTGAAAAATTTGGTACAATAGTAAGTGTCTTTTTGTCAAACTAA